The following are encoded together in the Nitrospira sp. genome:
- a CDS encoding DUF488 family protein, whose amino-acid sequence MKVFIKRIYEPVAKSDGFRVLVDRLWPRGLSKSEVKLDLWLPDLGPSTALRQWFNHDPARWKEFNRRYFAELKDKTALLTAITEQAKTRSVTLLYSAKDEEHNQAVALRSYLLQLQDKQGHI is encoded by the coding sequence ATGAAGGTGTTCATCAAACGGATTTATGAACCGGTGGCCAAGTCGGATGGCTTCCGCGTGTTGGTCGATCGCCTGTGGCCACGTGGGCTTTCCAAATCTGAAGTGAAGCTTGATCTATGGCTTCCAGACCTCGGTCCATCGACCGCTCTCCGCCAATGGTTCAACCACGACCCTGCTCGATGGAAGGAATTCAACCGTCGCTACTTTGCTGAATTGAAAGACAAAACGGCCCTCCTGACAGCGATCACCGAACAGGCCAAGACCCGTTCCGTGACGCTTCTCTATTCCGCTAAGGACGAAGAGCATAACCAGGCCGTCGCGCTACGAAGTTATCTACTACAGTTACAAGACAAGCAGGGGCATATCTGA
- a CDS encoding TIGR03862 family flavoprotein, with protein MKVVIIGGGPAGLMAAEAAVTVGAEVELYDAMPSVGRKFLLAGKGGLNLTHSESIESFLSRYGTRRAFIEPAIRSFPPAALRTWARELGVETFVGTSGRIFPTDLKAAPLLRAWLRRLKQHGVQFHVRHRWCGWDEQGRLRFLASRGMSLIQADAVVLALGGGSWPQLGSDGAWVNMLSDRHVPVVPLQPANCGFDVQWSEHVRTRFAGHPVKTVTITMKAADGSRIRRKGEFVITTYGVEGGIIYTVSATIRDMIAAEGRATIWLDLVPDRPLTRLAQDLSRPRGKRTLATHLARYAGLTGVKAGLLREVVSNEVLADPVRLAAAIKSLPLMLVVPRPLKEAISTAGGVSFEALDGDLMVRSLPGVFCAGEMLDWEAPTGGYLLTACLATGRLAGMKAAQWSQVRASP; from the coding sequence GTGAAGGTTGTCATTATCGGTGGTGGTCCGGCCGGACTCATGGCTGCCGAAGCGGCAGTGACAGTCGGTGCTGAGGTCGAGCTGTATGATGCCATGCCGTCGGTTGGGCGGAAGTTCCTCCTGGCAGGAAAAGGTGGCTTGAATCTCACACATTCGGAGTCAATAGAATCCTTCCTTTCACGCTATGGCACCCGGCGGGCGTTCATCGAGCCGGCGATCAGATCATTTCCCCCAGCGGCTCTCCGGACCTGGGCTCGTGAACTTGGTGTGGAGACGTTCGTTGGGACGTCTGGACGCATCTTTCCCACTGACTTGAAAGCGGCGCCGCTCTTACGGGCATGGTTGCGTCGGTTGAAGCAGCATGGTGTCCAGTTTCATGTTCGACATCGATGGTGCGGCTGGGATGAGCAGGGGAGACTTCGTTTTCTTGCCTCAAGGGGGATGTCACTCATCCAGGCGGATGCGGTGGTATTGGCCTTAGGTGGAGGCAGTTGGCCTCAACTGGGATCCGATGGTGCATGGGTGAACATGCTATCCGACCGACATGTGCCAGTTGTCCCCTTGCAGCCAGCCAATTGCGGTTTTGATGTCCAGTGGAGCGAGCATGTACGTACAAGGTTTGCTGGACATCCCGTCAAAACGGTGACGATCACGATGAAGGCTGCGGACGGTTCAAGGATCCGTCGCAAGGGAGAGTTCGTCATCACAACATACGGTGTGGAAGGCGGGATCATCTACACGGTCTCTGCCACGATTCGCGATATGATCGCTGCCGAAGGAAGGGCGACTATCTGGCTTGATCTCGTTCCAGATCGACCGCTGACGCGACTGGCACAGGATCTTTCACGTCCACGCGGAAAACGTACGCTTGCGACGCATCTCGCACGATATGCCGGACTCACCGGAGTGAAAGCAGGCCTTTTGCGCGAGGTTGTGTCAAACGAAGTATTAGCCGATCCTGTTCGCTTGGCAGCTGCTATCAAGTCCCTCCCGCTGATGCTGGTCGTTCCCAGGCCGCTGAAGGAAGCCATCAGTACAGCTGGTGGTGTCTCGTTCGAAGCACTTGATGGCGACTTGATGGTGCGTTCCCTCCCCGGTGTGTTCTGTGCGGGAGAAATGTTGGATTGGGAAGCACCGACAGGCGGCTATCTGCTCACAGCCTGTCTCGCAACCGGTCGTCTTGCAGGAATGAAGGCTGCGCAATGGAGCCAGGTACGTGCGTCGCCATAA
- a CDS encoding acetyl-CoA carboxylase carboxyltransferase subunit alpha — protein sequence MRDYLEFEKPLREIEEKIEKLSAAATSGKPSSQNDIRKLRAKLAQVEHELYKNLTPWQRTQLARHPQRPSTLDYIHALTRDFLELHGDRVYGDDRAIVGGFARFNDRPVMMIGHQKGKTLKERMQRNFGMPNPEGYRKALRLMKLAEKFNRPIMTFIDTPGAYPGIGAEERGQAEAIARNLFVMSRLTVPIISVVIGEGGSGGALALGVADRVLMLEHSVYSVISPEGCAAILWDSPEKVPTAASALKMTAQDLLELGVIDTIVPEPLGGAHREPGAICDLVGKTLTNQLFELLDLPVDQLVAQRDQKYRKMGAVTGLVVEPA from the coding sequence ATGCGTGACTATCTCGAGTTTGAAAAGCCGCTCCGGGAAATCGAAGAAAAAATCGAGAAGCTCTCGGCTGCCGCAACCAGCGGGAAGCCCAGTTCCCAAAACGACATTCGAAAACTTCGGGCCAAACTGGCGCAGGTCGAACACGAATTGTACAAGAACCTAACGCCCTGGCAGAGAACACAGCTCGCTCGTCATCCTCAACGGCCCAGCACACTCGACTATATTCATGCGCTGACGCGAGATTTCCTTGAGCTTCATGGCGACCGCGTCTATGGAGATGACCGGGCCATCGTCGGGGGGTTTGCCCGATTCAATGATCGCCCGGTGATGATGATCGGGCATCAGAAGGGCAAGACGCTCAAAGAACGCATGCAACGAAACTTCGGCATGCCAAACCCGGAAGGGTACCGGAAAGCCCTCCGTCTCATGAAGCTGGCGGAAAAGTTCAACCGTCCCATCATGACCTTTATCGACACACCGGGAGCCTATCCTGGAATCGGCGCCGAAGAACGGGGCCAAGCTGAAGCCATCGCACGGAACTTGTTCGTCATGTCTCGGTTGACCGTCCCGATTATCTCAGTCGTCATCGGTGAAGGTGGAAGCGGAGGAGCGTTGGCGCTCGGTGTCGCCGACCGTGTCTTGATGCTGGAGCATTCAGTTTATTCGGTGATTTCACCGGAGGGATGTGCCGCGATTCTGTGGGACAGTCCAGAAAAAGTTCCGACGGCTGCATCAGCATTGAAAATGACAGCCCAAGACCTGTTGGAGCTGGGCGTGATTGACACCATCGTGCCCGAACCCCTGGGAGGAGCCCACCGCGAACCGGGTGCGATCTGCGATCTTGTCGGAAAGACGCTCACCAACCAACTGTTTGAGTTACTTGATCTGCCGGTCGACCAACTCGTTGCACAACGAGACCAGAAATACCGGAAGATGGGAGCCGTAACCGGCCTCGTCGTCGAACCGGCCTAA
- a CDS encoding DNA polymerase III subunit alpha codes for MSSFVHLHLHTQFSLLDGANQIEPLVRQIKSFNQPAVAMTDHGNMFGAVEFYRKAKEVGVKPIIGCEAYMALGSRHAKKDSGLAHNDYYHLILLARNLSGYQNLIKLVSKGYLEGFYYKPRIDKELLQLHHDGIIALSGCLSGEIPYLIGQQDMAGAMAVAGEFQEIFGKDHFYLEVQANGLDHQRIANAGLVEIHKKLGIPMAGTNDCHYLNKDDARPHELMLCLQTGKTVSDSSRMKFDTDQLYVKSTEEIAPAFAEFPGAVSNTCRIADHCALDLPLNKTYLPQYRIPDGFKDRESYLEHLALTGLQARLKERPSRIASAVYDQRLREELMVICSMGFAGYFLIVWDIIRFARSRGIPVGPGRGSAAGSLVAYALRITDLDPLVYTLLFERFLNPERVSLPDIDMDFCMERRGEVINYVVEKYGTDHVAQIITFGTLGAKAAIRDVGRVLEMSYADADKVAKLVPNQLNITLQQALETEPRLRELVDTDPKVKELMTNAQSLEGLARHASTHAAGVVISEGPLTDHVPLYKGANDEVVTQYSMGDVEKIGLVKFDFLGLKTLTMIRRAETLINETHSDAPPLVIDQIPFDDQATFALLSSGKTTGLFQLESSGMRDLLTGLKPDRFEDIIAIIALYRPGPMDLIPDFIKRKQGKVTIAYEVPELEPILKDTYGVIVYQEQVMAIANKVAGFSLGQADILRRAMGKKKPEEMEKLRVKFIDGATQKKIPEKKAEKLYELIQKFAGYGFNKSHAAAYAVVCYQTGYLKAHYPTEFMAALMTTDMGNQDKLVGYFTECRDLGIKVLGPDVNASQKHFAVAEGVIRFGLAAIKNVGEGAVESVLDVRTQTGPFTSFFDFCRRVDLHKVNKRMLEGLIKAGAFDSTGAKRSQLIAVLDQAVEEGAAAQRERECGQISIFGEEMNGHGLSAPLPIPPLPSVPEWDQTQRLKYERELTGFYISAHPLTRYEAMLGALSTTTTTGLKDCTDGSEVKICGVIATVKSMLTKKGDRMAYLTIEDLQGTTEVIVFPDLFKTAGEMLTPEQLVRITGTIDRGDKGTKLRGSKIEPLAQVQTQSIKRIRIRLTDHPEVREQLPRLLDVFRRHPGSTTISMLFRTEASLEAETNPLPNLTVCPSDHFVSDVEEVLGKGALSLLS; via the coding sequence GTGTCTTCTTTCGTTCATCTTCATCTTCACACACAATTTAGCCTCCTTGACGGCGCCAACCAGATCGAGCCGCTGGTGCGTCAAATCAAATCGTTCAACCAACCGGCCGTCGCGATGACCGACCATGGCAACATGTTCGGCGCGGTCGAATTTTACCGCAAAGCAAAAGAGGTAGGCGTCAAGCCGATTATCGGCTGTGAAGCCTATATGGCGTTAGGCAGCCGACATGCCAAGAAAGATAGCGGGCTTGCGCATAACGACTATTATCATCTGATCCTCTTGGCGAGAAATCTCAGCGGCTACCAGAACCTCATCAAGCTGGTGAGCAAAGGATATCTTGAAGGGTTCTACTATAAGCCTCGAATCGACAAAGAATTATTACAGCTGCATCACGATGGCATCATTGCGCTCTCGGGTTGCTTGAGCGGTGAAATTCCCTATCTCATCGGCCAACAGGATATGGCCGGGGCCATGGCGGTGGCCGGAGAATTTCAAGAGATTTTTGGAAAGGACCATTTCTACCTGGAAGTGCAGGCGAACGGACTCGATCACCAGCGCATCGCAAACGCCGGCCTTGTGGAAATCCATAAGAAACTCGGCATCCCAATGGCTGGCACCAACGATTGTCACTACCTGAATAAGGACGATGCGCGTCCCCATGAGCTCATGCTGTGCCTCCAAACAGGAAAAACGGTCAGCGATTCAAGCCGGATGAAGTTTGATACGGACCAGCTTTACGTCAAATCCACAGAGGAGATTGCACCGGCGTTCGCGGAATTCCCAGGCGCGGTGTCGAACACATGCCGCATCGCGGATCATTGTGCACTCGACCTTCCATTGAACAAGACGTATCTCCCGCAGTATCGGATCCCGGACGGGTTCAAGGACCGTGAGTCCTATCTCGAACATCTCGCCCTGACGGGCCTACAAGCACGACTCAAGGAGCGCCCCAGTCGCATCGCCTCGGCGGTCTATGATCAACGGCTTCGTGAAGAACTCATGGTCATCTGTTCGATGGGGTTTGCCGGCTACTTTCTCATTGTCTGGGATATCATTCGCTTTGCCCGGTCCCGAGGCATTCCGGTAGGACCGGGGCGAGGTTCGGCAGCCGGAAGTCTTGTGGCTTATGCGCTTCGGATTACGGATCTTGATCCGCTGGTATACACCCTCCTGTTCGAGCGATTCTTGAATCCTGAACGCGTTTCCCTCCCCGATATCGATATGGACTTCTGCATGGAGCGCCGTGGAGAGGTCATCAATTATGTGGTGGAGAAATACGGCACCGACCATGTCGCCCAGATCATTACCTTTGGAACGCTTGGTGCCAAAGCCGCCATTCGCGATGTGGGACGTGTGCTGGAGATGTCGTACGCCGACGCGGATAAGGTCGCGAAACTCGTTCCCAACCAATTGAATATCACCCTCCAGCAGGCCTTGGAAACAGAACCTCGTTTACGTGAGTTGGTCGACACCGATCCCAAGGTCAAAGAACTGATGACGAATGCCCAGTCCTTGGAAGGCCTCGCACGACATGCCTCAACCCACGCAGCCGGTGTCGTGATCTCCGAAGGCCCCCTCACCGACCATGTCCCGCTCTACAAAGGCGCCAACGACGAAGTCGTCACCCAATATTCGATGGGAGACGTTGAAAAAATCGGCTTGGTAAAATTCGATTTCCTGGGCCTCAAGACACTCACGATGATTCGCCGGGCCGAGACCTTGATCAACGAGACGCACTCCGATGCGCCCCCGCTCGTCATTGATCAGATCCCGTTCGATGACCAGGCCACCTTTGCACTGTTGAGCTCCGGAAAAACCACCGGACTGTTCCAACTGGAAAGTTCCGGCATGCGAGATCTGCTCACCGGACTGAAACCCGATCGGTTCGAAGATATCATCGCTATTATCGCGCTCTATCGACCGGGCCCTATGGACCTTATCCCGGACTTCATCAAGCGGAAACAGGGCAAGGTCACCATCGCCTACGAGGTTCCGGAATTGGAACCGATCCTCAAAGATACCTACGGGGTGATCGTCTACCAAGAACAAGTCATGGCGATCGCCAACAAGGTCGCCGGCTTTTCATTGGGACAAGCCGATATCCTTCGTCGGGCGATGGGGAAGAAGAAGCCCGAGGAAATGGAAAAACTGCGCGTCAAGTTCATCGACGGCGCAACACAGAAGAAAATTCCCGAGAAGAAGGCTGAGAAGCTTTATGAGTTGATTCAGAAGTTCGCCGGATATGGGTTCAATAAATCACATGCCGCAGCCTATGCCGTTGTCTGTTACCAAACAGGATATCTCAAGGCGCACTATCCGACCGAGTTTATGGCAGCCCTCATGACGACCGATATGGGGAACCAAGACAAGCTGGTCGGCTATTTCACGGAATGTCGAGATTTGGGGATCAAAGTGTTGGGCCCCGATGTGAACGCCAGCCAAAAACACTTTGCCGTCGCCGAAGGAGTCATCCGATTCGGGTTGGCCGCCATTAAGAATGTCGGCGAAGGCGCCGTGGAGTCGGTCTTGGACGTGCGGACTCAGACCGGCCCCTTCACCTCCTTCTTTGACTTCTGCCGACGAGTTGATCTCCACAAGGTCAACAAGCGGATGCTGGAAGGCCTAATCAAAGCCGGTGCCTTTGATTCCACCGGAGCCAAGCGGTCCCAACTGATTGCGGTGCTGGATCAAGCAGTGGAGGAAGGAGCAGCGGCCCAGCGCGAGCGTGAGTGTGGCCAGATCAGCATCTTTGGCGAGGAGATGAATGGGCACGGACTATCTGCGCCCTTGCCGATCCCTCCATTACCTTCGGTGCCGGAATGGGATCAGACACAACGATTGAAATACGAACGCGAACTCACCGGCTTTTATATTTCCGCCCACCCATTGACGCGATACGAAGCAATGCTGGGTGCCTTGTCCACCACCACAACGACAGGGTTGAAAGATTGTACGGATGGGAGTGAAGTCAAGATCTGTGGGGTGATCGCCACCGTCAAATCCATGCTGACGAAGAAGGGCGATCGCATGGCTTATCTCACGATCGAAGATCTGCAGGGAACGACGGAAGTCATCGTATTCCCCGACTTGTTTAAGACAGCCGGTGAGATGCTGACACCCGAACAGCTCGTGCGCATTACCGGGACGATCGATCGCGGCGATAAAGGAACGAAGCTTCGCGGAAGTAAAATTGAACCATTGGCACAGGTTCAAACACAATCTATCAAACGTATCCGCATTCGTCTCACGGATCACCCGGAGGTGCGGGAACAATTACCTCGCTTGCTCGATGTCTTCCGTCGACATCCTGGCAGCACGACCATCTCCATGTTGTTCCGGACGGAAGCAAGTCTGGAAGCCGAAACCAATCCCCTTCCCAACCTGACGGTCTGCCCCAGTGACCATTTCGTGTCGGATGTCGAGGAAGTACTAGGCAAAGGGGCACTTTCTTTGTTATCGTAG